The Candida orthopsilosis Co 90-125, chromosome 3 draft sequence sequence TTTCCCCAATGTTGGAGGAAGTTCAATGTTTTCCAGTGACGCTTCTGCGTTGGATGGGGGAGCAGCAGCCTCGGGTGAATCTAGGGATCGCTTATGTACATTGTTCGCGAATACTGCACTCGCTGTGAGATATAGCAAACTTAGACCGTGCAACTTCATATTGATAGCAATTAGACTGTAATGAGAATCTTCGAACTATTAACGATATGGCTTATTAAccttcaatctttttctgtTTGATTCTGAACGAAAAATCATTCAGGTACAAAACGCGCATGGAAGTTCTCGATGGAAAATGGGCTACAAATTCAGGAAGACCTACAAACTGTAGAATATGTATAGTGCTAATTAGAAAATCTATCAATGTGCCATCTTCTTAGCTTTGCCACCGATTTCCAACAAATACGTCTTGAAGTATTCAAAACTAACTAATGTGACTGCACTTGCAGGCACAGTCCtaatcaaatttgtaaCGTAACCAGCGTAGTAACCACGTAATCCCTCTTTATGATAAATGTCGGAGATAGTCTTGATAAGAGACCCCTTGGCGTTTGCTTTACTAACTTGCTTGTCTCCATTTTTTCTCATTTGTAATCGAGTACGCAAAATCTCATGTGGATATGTGATTGTACTAGCAATCATTTTGGAGATGGAAGACGCTGCAATTAGTCTCCATAAAAGTCCTGGCACTTCGTTTTGCTGATCAATGGTGCTACAATGCAACCACGACTTCATCTTTTCGTAAACGGGAAAATGAATCCCCACATGAATTAAGCCAAACAAAGACGGCACCAATCCACTATAAAACACTCTAAttccttcttcttgatACATTGTCCTGAATGCATCAATGGTTCCCTTGTATACAACATCAGTTGGTGaagattttgtatttgattgtATCATTAACCTGGTTTTAACAACCCAAATTGGATTTACAGCGATCGAACTGGTCATTCCGGCCGTTATTGCGGAGCAAAAATGGTTCAATGCAGGACTATTGATATCCCAGTGCCGCTGTATAAACTGTGGGTAAAATTTTTTGGCTCTTTCATAAACTGTAAAGTAGATTGTCCATGTGGGGAGGTACCCTATGGTGATTGGTACCAACCCACGATATAGCCCTCTTATTCCTTCAGTGCGTAGTATCTTGGTCAACATTTGTCGAAACCCTAATCTATGTGCCTTGTCTTGTTGGGCTTGAAGTCTCGTTTTGATGACATCAAGGGGGCATACTACAACACCTGCTAAAAACCCAGATGCTGCACCCGCCATAGTGACGAGCTGGGTATTTGAACATCGTGATAGTATGCTTGGTGGTGTGATTTTTCCTAATGGTTCGAATTTATGTCGTATTGGAAATGGATTTTCATGTTCTTTTCTGAATTCAAGATCTTCGCCGTGTATTATATCGGAAAAGGCGGGACTAGTGGTAGGATCGGACGTATCGGAGCTACTTACATCACTCGTCATAGTAGATGTTTCGCTCATAAGTCCAGATCTTGTGGAGGTGAATTGATGACAAATGTTTTAGTGGTGTGTctatattttcaaaattggtgaagtATGATGGCGTTGTTGAGCTTTGATATGCAGCATGTGTCGTTGGTAAAAGATAAGAAATCCGATACTAAACAAGTCTTTAGCAGAAAGGAGCGTTGGTGTGTCTGTGTGGTCTAGttagttgaaaaatgttATCTTTcagagagagaaaaaattgCGTACAACTTCGATTGGTGTGACAGAAAATTATCATTTGGCGGATCAACTagttttttcaaaatcgCAAAACTAACCGAAGAGTCGAACCACACCTACTAGACACACAATATTCAATACTTACTATATATCGATGGTCAAGTTTCTACTCAAAGTATTTGGTGAATTAACAAATGTCACTGATTTAGAACCAGTTGATACACCTGAATCACCATATGAATacacttttcaaattgagtgTACCAAATGCAGAACCATACACGATAAAGAAATCCACATGAATCGATTTGAACTACATGATATGAGTGGATCAAGAGGAGAAGCCAGTTTTGTGTTTAGGTGTAAAGAATGCAAAAACGAGCATTCGGCTAGCATAGTGAGAACCAATGAGAAATTGGCAATTGGTGCCAACAAACCAGTAAGTATACTAGAAATTGACGCAAGAGGTCTTGATTTTATCAAGTTTATACCAGATGGGAAATTTCAAGCAATAGGGGAAGAAACGGGGACTAAATTcgatgaagttgatttggaGGATGGAGAATGgtatgatgttgatgaaaagacTAATGAGGAAGTGTCGATAGTTGATGTTGAGTGGTCCATCTCGCGCTCGTAGTACTTCATATAAGAAAGGTAATCCGTTTGAGGGTTGCACTTCAGAGAATTGATGGTATGGGCAATGATGAGGATATGACATAGTTACATAGAAATCACAGTGAGTAATTACGAATCGCACTATATCTTCCTCCTTGTATGAAAACGAAAACTGTGCTACACTCTTCTCTCGATGCCCTTCTTGTCTCAAGATTGAAATGAATACTCTCCCTGCCCCTCTTTGCAAGTGTATGTTTATATGAGTCACCTTCGGTTGTACGTGGTAGCGCGTGTCCTGTTTCACGGCCCTAAAGACTCACACACGCAATTAATTACGAATTGGGAAACCGGACTTTCGAAATTTATGAGTCTTGTGTTTTCATAAATGCATTTTTGCTGCAAAATTTCATATAAACCCAACCAGGTACCATGAAGAAAGGTGTCATTATAAATAGAAGATGGGATAGCCTCTTCTTCAGTAAAGTGACAGCTCTATCAAAGCAAAAGATGTTAACTTATATCTTACAAGCTAAAGCTGAGCTACACAATGTAGCAAAGGTGCAGccagttgatgatgaaatatATCCTCATGATTACAAATTCAAGTTCCAATGTAATGGGTGTAAGACGGTGCATCCCAATCCAGTGCAGATCAACcgatttgaaacaattcaaGTGACTGGGTTCCGCAGGTTAGCTAATATTTTAATTAAATGTAAAGCATGTCAAAGAGAGAGGTATGCTATCATTTCCAAGGTTGGTCCTGGTTGCATTCAGGTTGAGAATGATGGCGTAggtggtgatgaattttgTGACATTTTGAAGATTCATACGCACGGAATGAgaattttggaatttatACCCGATGATCAATATGAATGCGTAACAACTTATGGAAAGTTAATTCAGGGTATTGGGTTATTGGATGGGAAATGGGATGAAAGTGACGAAGAAGGAACCGAGTTGAAGATTCTGAACGTTGATTGgaatttgaagttggttTCTGAGAAGGATCCAAAGTACAAATGAAAGATAGGGAGCTTCAGCTGAATAATACGTTGTGAAGAATCTATCGCTGGTGCAACTTATCATTTTGACCCTGGTGTGAACCGGAGATATTATCCCGTTAACAACCATACTCCGGTCGAATTTAgtaattgatttttgtgtcatcctttctttttgttgcCGATAGAATAAATCCgagaaaataaaataataaacaagAGCAACTGTCATAATTGACATAACGTCAGTTTGCATTGCAGGTAACGTTTCTAGTGTTAGTTCTGGAGTACTGTATGGTTATGATGTGGGGTAGTTGAGGGAACCAACTTGGCGTATTTTTGATCTTTATATGCATCGAAACGGTAACTGCGGTTAAGTAGTACGGAAACATGCCACAAAATCTAGTGTTCGTCGGAATTTAATttaaaattcaacaaacgTAGCaaatatataaaaagaGCAATTTCATCCCCTTTTCCCTCATGGACAAAACTATTTATAGACTCATCAATACATCGATTTTTTGATAGTTTTACATTTATATCTATTCTATATTCCACGTGTTTGCAATGGCTGGTAATATAACTGAAGCAATCACTCAACCAATCAACGATCAATTGCATAGAGCAGCAGATAAAGTCACCAATGGCGGTAGTAgtagtggtggtgctgTTCCGTCAGcaccaaagaaaaagggtggaattgttgaattcaCTCCTGAATATTACGCTGCTTGTACATTGGGTGGTATTATTGCTTGTGGTCCAACTCATTCAGCTGTGACTCCTTTGGATCTAGTTAAATGCCGTCGTCAAGTGGACGGTCATTTGTATAAATCAAATGTCCAAGGATGGAAAACTATTCTCAAAACTAAAGGTGATTCGATTTTCACTGGTGTTGGGGCTACTTTTATTGGTTATTCTTTCCAAGGTGCTGGTAAATATGGATTTtatgaatttttcaaaaagacaTATAGTGATTTAGTTGGTCCTAAATGGGCCAATGATTACAAGACTGGTGTTTACTTAGCTGCTTCTGCATCAGCTGAATTCTTGGCTGATATCGCCTTGTGCCCATTTGAAACTATTAAAGTCAAGACTCAAACTACTATCCCGCCATATGCAACTTCAGTATGGGATGGATGGAATAAAATTGTTAAACTGGAAGGATTTGGTGGATTGTACAAGGGTATTGCTCCATTATGGTGTAGACAGATCCCATATACAATGGTTAAATTTGctagttttgaaaatattgttAATGGTATTTACAATTATTTGGGACATCCAAAATCTCACTA is a genomic window containing:
- a CDS encoding Pic2 protein (S. cerevisiae homolog PIC2 has inorganic phosphate transmembrane transporter activity, role in transmembrane transport, phosphate transport and localizes to mitochondrion) — translated: MAGNITEAITQPINDQLHRAADKVTNGGSSSGGAVPSAPKKKGGIVEFTPEYYAACTLGGIIACGPTHSAVTPLDLVKCRRQVDGHLYKSNVQGWKTILKTKGDSIFTGVGATFIGYSFQGAGKYGFYEFFKKTYSDLVGPKWANDYKTGVYLAASASAEFLADIALCPFETIKVKTQTTIPPYATSVWDGWNKIVKSEGFGGLYKGIAPLWCRQIPYTMVKFASFENIVNGIYNYLGHPKSHYNNLQQTGVSFAGGYLAGILCAIVSHPADVMVSKINSDKKPGETTGQALGRIYKKIGFAGLWNGLPVRIFMIGTLTGFQWLIYDSFKVYVGLPTTGGH
- a CDS encoding Yia6 protein (S. cerevisiae homolog YIA6 has NAD transporter activity, pyruvate secondary active transmembrane transporter activity, has role in mitochondrial pyruvate transport, NAD transport and localizes to mitochondrion) → MSETSTMTSDVSSSDTSDPTTSPAFSDIIHGEDLEFRKEHENPFPIRHKFEPLGKITPPSILSRCSNTQLVTMAGAASGFLAGVVVCPLDVIKTRLQAQQDKAHRLGFRQMLTKILRTEGIRGLYRGLVPITIGYLPTWTIYFTVYERAKKFYPQFIQRHWDINSPALNHFCSAITAGMTSSIAVNPIWVVKTRLMIQSNTKSSPTDVVYKGTIDAFRTMYQEEGIRVFYSGLVPSLFGLIHVGIHFPVYEKMKSWLHCSTIDQQNEVPGLLWRLIAASSISKMIASTITYPHEILRTRLQMRKNGDKQVSKANAKGSLIKTISDIYHKEGLRGYYAGYVTNLIRTVPASAVTLVSFEYFKTYLLEIGGKAKKMAH